From Halotia branconii CENA392, the proteins below share one genomic window:
- a CDS encoding ADP-ribosylglycohydrolase family protein: MAKRDQQQPQVCTDVAEIAILGAESLIALGKLNLDDWLERQLKKSPHLDTPDSVSPQAILAAIPVALFFHENKIKLRQNLLHLLKIWQDDPIVRDVTLALGYAIAQSLVEQLEPRTLIPQTIAFIGETETSVPQQLLKVNNLLKQGAGLEKVQAELNREIEWSHAIGMTFYCFLSTSEDFRLTVLRAISNNDIQKQDSWSLRSQTIAAMTGALSGAYNSIMGIPVKWQVRLSPEREITSFSQMLELADALVGMWSGVYALDLSANKTQEDESIMSDAQATLCIYAAPRVIRSR; the protein is encoded by the coding sequence TTGGCAAAACGTGATCAACAACAGCCTCAAGTTTGTACAGATGTGGCTGAAATTGCTATCCTCGGCGCTGAAAGTTTGATTGCGCTGGGTAAATTAAATTTAGATGATTGGCTAGAACGTCAATTAAAAAAATCTCCTCATTTAGATACACCTGACAGTGTTTCACCACAAGCTATACTTGCCGCAATCCCAGTGGCACTTTTTTTTCATGAAAATAAAATTAAATTACGACAAAATTTGTTACATCTGTTAAAAATCTGGCAAGATGACCCCATTGTTCGGGATGTAACTTTAGCATTGGGATATGCGATCGCTCAATCCCTTGTTGAACAACTTGAACCCCGAACCCTCATCCCCCAAACAATTGCTTTTATTGGAGAAACAGAGACTTCAGTACCACAACAATTATTAAAAGTTAATAATTTGTTAAAACAAGGAGCTGGGTTAGAAAAGGTGCAAGCCGAATTAAATAGAGAAATAGAATGGAGTCATGCAATTGGTATGACGTTTTACTGCTTTCTCAGTACCTCAGAAGACTTTCGGCTGACAGTTTTAAGAGCTATTAGCAATAACGATATTCAAAAACAAGATTCTTGGTCTTTACGTTCACAAACTATAGCTGCAATGACTGGAGCTTTATCAGGAGCTTATAACAGCATTATGGGTATTCCTGTAAAGTGGCAAGTTCGGCTGTCACCAGAAAGAGAAATAACCAGCTTTTCCCAAATGTTAGAATTGGCTGATGCACTTGTTGGTATGTGGTCAGGAGTGTATGCTCTAGACCTCAGTGCCAATAAAACTCAGGAGGATGAAAGTATCATGTCTGACGCACAGGCTACCCTTTGTATCTATGCGGCTCCTCGCGTCATCCGGTCGCGTTAA
- a CDS encoding HD family phosphohydrolase — MKTQRFLQSLTQQLSHWRRRYKALRRKSQLLVKVRSQSSKSRRQRFFRSVISDILLYLIKITANKKHRKRKIVLGSMAKSVKQRRGINTVILDWVHQKRFSVVLAIAVLSLTGIIGHKLYNQPQLQVDTIAPQTIRAPYTATIEDRRETEAQRKAVSGSYIPVLIVDTQITEKTDQNLQQLLNEGNEIRAAAGSFPFFDTSVLSISTQHYLRSCSVSEWQTLLLAIENNSKQKSGLSVPKHQSDFSAPYSPLATQKTDFTQALAELEAYRLKTSEQNLSSLIAQISQSREAYAQASVQLLQLETNNSDTVYNNTVLLDLSDDEWAKTQAGIRQSAERILAQGIPSGLLPSILQNAVSLQVQTFVPKNAESLASKLLLAVLQPNLRKDEEQTKQQAKQAADEVTPVMIKVRQGQVIVAKGKNITAWHFEVLEHYQLIRRQNNWLGLAKLAAVVTAAIGIYVWVEKQIKYQLRQRDRLLVLLLALSTPGVLALGIPYTTWSAVGLLLGSFYGPTLGVTVVGLLLLLLCMNSEISMIALLAGAAGGILGSCIAQKLRSREELALLGLAIAVTQGIIYLIAKVLIGAVFSAGWYIVLQETGFFALSGLIWSIVALGLSPYLEKLFDLVTPIRLAELANPNRPLLKRLATETPGTFQHTLFVSTLAEAAAKKLGCNVELVRAGTLYHDIGKMHDPLSFIENQMGGPNKHETEINDPWKSAAVIKKHVTEGLVMARKQLLPTAIQAFIPEHQGTMLIAYFHHQAQQMAEADPSLIVDEAEFRYDGPIPQSRETGIVMLADSCEAALRSLKDATPEQALSMLNNILRARWQDNQMIDSGLTRAEMSEIAQIFVEVWQQFHHKRIAYPKLKASNEKLAQG, encoded by the coding sequence ATGAAAACGCAGCGATTTCTTCAGTCTTTGACCCAGCAATTGTCTCACTGGCGGCGAAGGTACAAAGCACTACGCCGAAAAAGTCAGTTGCTTGTCAAGGTGAGAAGTCAAAGTAGTAAAAGTCGCCGCCAGAGATTTTTTAGAAGTGTTATCAGCGATATACTCCTGTATTTAATCAAAATCACTGCCAATAAAAAACACCGAAAACGAAAAATAGTCCTCGGTTCAATGGCAAAATCGGTCAAACAACGGCGTGGAATTAATACAGTAATTTTAGATTGGGTTCATCAAAAGCGTTTCTCTGTTGTTTTGGCGATCGCAGTATTATCTCTAACAGGTATTATCGGACATAAGCTATACAATCAACCCCAGCTACAAGTAGACACTATAGCGCCACAGACAATTAGAGCGCCTTACACTGCGACCATTGAAGACCGCCGAGAAACTGAAGCTCAGCGCAAAGCCGTCAGTGGAAGTTATATCCCAGTACTGATAGTTGATACCCAAATAACTGAAAAAACTGACCAAAATCTGCAACAACTTCTGAATGAGGGTAATGAAATTCGGGCTGCTGCTGGGTCTTTTCCTTTTTTTGACACTTCAGTTTTGTCTATATCTACCCAGCATTATCTACGCTCTTGTTCGGTTTCAGAATGGCAAACACTACTGTTAGCTATAGAAAATAACAGCAAACAAAAGTCAGGATTGTCAGTGCCTAAACATCAATCAGACTTTAGCGCTCCCTACTCTCCATTAGCTACTCAAAAAACAGATTTTACTCAAGCATTAGCAGAACTAGAAGCTTACCGTCTCAAGACCTCAGAGCAAAACTTGTCCTCACTGATTGCTCAAATTTCCCAATCACGCGAAGCTTATGCTCAAGCCAGTGTGCAACTTCTACAGCTAGAAACTAACAACTCAGACACGGTATACAACAACACTGTTCTTTTGGATTTGTCAGATGATGAATGGGCAAAAACACAAGCAGGGATTCGCCAAAGTGCAGAACGGATTCTCGCCCAAGGCATTCCATCTGGATTACTGCCAAGTATTTTACAGAACGCGGTCAGCTTACAAGTACAGACATTTGTACCTAAAAATGCCGAATCTTTAGCAAGCAAACTGTTGTTAGCTGTGTTGCAACCGAATTTGAGAAAAGATGAAGAACAAACCAAACAACAAGCAAAACAAGCTGCTGATGAAGTGACACCCGTAATGATCAAAGTGCGCCAAGGTCAAGTGATTGTTGCTAAGGGAAAGAATATTACTGCATGGCACTTTGAGGTACTAGAGCATTACCAATTGATTCGTCGGCAAAATAACTGGCTGGGGTTAGCTAAGTTAGCAGCAGTGGTTACAGCCGCAATCGGCATTTATGTCTGGGTAGAAAAGCAGATTAAGTATCAATTACGGCAACGCGATCGCCTGTTAGTATTATTACTTGCCCTAAGTACGCCTGGGGTATTAGCACTAGGAATACCGTATACAACGTGGAGCGCCGTTGGTTTGTTGTTGGGGAGTTTCTATGGGCCAACTCTGGGTGTGACAGTTGTGGGACTGTTATTACTCCTACTTTGCATGAACTCGGAAATCAGTATGATTGCGCTTTTGGCTGGTGCAGCTGGAGGAATATTAGGCAGTTGCATTGCTCAAAAATTGCGATCGCGTGAAGAACTGGCATTACTAGGCCTTGCTATAGCTGTAACTCAGGGCATTATTTACCTGATTGCTAAGGTTTTGATTGGTGCAGTTTTTAGTGCAGGCTGGTATATTGTCCTGCAAGAAACAGGGTTCTTTGCTCTATCTGGCTTAATTTGGAGTATTGTGGCACTGGGCTTAAGTCCTTATTTAGAAAAACTATTTGATTTAGTCACGCCGATTCGGCTAGCCGAACTGGCAAATCCTAATCGTCCTTTATTAAAAAGACTTGCAACTGAAACGCCTGGAACTTTTCAACATACCTTGTTTGTGTCTACCCTGGCCGAAGCTGCTGCTAAAAAATTAGGATGTAATGTAGAACTAGTCAGGGCTGGAACCCTGTATCACGATATTGGTAAAATGCACGACCCCCTGAGCTTTATTGAAAATCAAATGGGGGGGCCAAATAAACACGAAACAGAGATTAACGATCCTTGGAAAAGTGCAGCAGTTATCAAAAAGCACGTTACTGAAGGATTAGTGATGGCGCGGAAACAACTTTTACCTACAGCAATTCAAGCTTTTATTCCCGAACATCAGGGAACAATGCTGATTGCTTATTTTCACCATCAAGCACAACAAATGGCCGAAGCAGATCCTAGCCTTATAGTAGATGAGGCTGAGTTTCGCTACGATGGCCCAATTCCCCAATCACGGGAAACCGGAATTGTCATGTTAGCAGATTCTTGTGAGGCGGCGCTGCGATCGCTCAAGGACGCTACACCAGAACAAGCCTTATCAATGCTGAATAATATTCTCCGTGCCAGATGGCAAGACAATCAAATGATCGATTCAGGACTGACACGAGCAGAAATGTCAGAAATTGCTCAAATCTTTGTAGAAGTTTGGCAGCAATTCCACCATAAACGTATTGCTTACCCCAAGTTAAAAGCTAGTAATGAAAAACTGGCTCAGGGTTAA